The Paramisgurnus dabryanus chromosome 1, PD_genome_1.1, whole genome shotgun sequence genome includes a window with the following:
- the LOC135744434 gene encoding uncharacterized protein isoform X2, whose translation MDCINPMQKKRRHSEEVEQWLKQSKRLCNGLGGCGPVEYNGVIDTPMDTWDPPNHGTQNGHGANGYVPGMVLGASGRGAGQICPRCMAGEPGHINHIMKY comes from the exons ATGGATTGCATAAATCCCATGCAGAAGAAGAGAAGACACAGTGAAGAGGTGGAACAATGGCTCAAACAGTCG AAACGGCTGTGCAATGGACTGGGAGGCTGTGGTCCAGTTGAATATAATGGAGTGATAGACACTCCAATGGATACGTGGGATCCCCCAAATCATGGCACTCAAAATGGACACGGTGCCAATGGCTACGTACCTGGCATG gTTTTAGGAGCCTCAGGACGTGGTGCAGGACAAATTTGCCCCAGATGTATGGCAGGTGAACCT GGTCATATAAACCACATCATGAAGTATTGA
- the LOC135744434 gene encoding uncharacterized protein isoform X1 codes for MDCINPMQKKRRHSEEVEQWLKQSKRLCNGLGGCGPVEYNGVIDTPMDTWDPPNHGTQNGHGANGYVPGMQVLGASGRGAGQICPRCMAGEPGHINHIMKY; via the exons ATGGATTGCATAAATCCCATGCAGAAGAAGAGAAGACACAGTGAAGAGGTGGAACAATGGCTCAAACAGTCG AAACGGCTGTGCAATGGACTGGGAGGCTGTGGTCCAGTTGAATATAATGGAGTGATAGACACTCCAATGGATACGTGGGATCCCCCAAATCATGGCACTCAAAATGGACACGGTGCCAATGGCTACGTACCTGGCATG caggTTTTAGGAGCCTCAGGACGTGGTGCAGGACAAATTTGCCCCAGATGTATGGCAGGTGAACCT GGTCATATAAACCACATCATGAAGTATTGA